A DNA window from Parabacteroides johnsonii DSM 18315 contains the following coding sequences:
- a CDS encoding beta-sandwich domain-containing protein: MKNLTKFGMYAFLSVALSTSFVGCSDDDPDYSNVTPPTVSVSHSISGRVTGIDGNGLTATVSMDGTSAQTSADGTFTFEDVAAGSHTLTASASGKQTKETTVIVSESGNAANVVWNVALPNEGTTIEVAASGDTETNVTSETIEGNDEGAVTVAVTVPEAAELPAGSSIVVTPLYTLDEAEANTRTTTRAAERVMLIGTNVACSDANATLSSPIELAYDVDAEVAQSVTAQKYVNGQWVDAEYTVEGGQVTVFADQFTSYTLLFGADVTSSSTTTPLAFEQDLWDNLYGSGDITVGSASFTYHIGTEITSSGTSRITAYLIEILARIAGANVTTATGSYPLNVTLPIGTALHVTGTQQVTTLTVSALNRSVSGRQYGDMAVTATSYNRNHDGGTSNN, translated from the coding sequence ATGAAAAATCTAACAAAGTTTGGAATGTACGCATTCCTCAGTGTGGCTTTGTCCACCAGTTTCGTAGGGTGCAGTGATGACGACCCGGATTACAGCAACGTGACACCGCCCACCGTGTCTGTGTCGCACAGTATCAGTGGGCGTGTAACCGGCATAGACGGCAACGGGCTTACAGCTACCGTGAGCATGGACGGCACGTCGGCACAAACAAGCGCAGACGGTACGTTCACTTTTGAAGATGTAGCGGCAGGAAGTCATACGCTGACAGCATCCGCTTCAGGCAAACAGACCAAAGAAACGACCGTTATCGTGAGTGAAAGCGGAAATGCCGCCAATGTAGTGTGGAACGTGGCCCTGCCCAATGAGGGCACGACCATCGAGGTTGCCGCTAGTGGCGATACGGAAACCAACGTGACATCTGAAACCATCGAAGGCAATGACGAGGGAGCGGTCACTGTGGCTGTCACCGTACCTGAAGCAGCAGAATTGCCAGCTGGAAGTTCCATTGTGGTTACGCCGCTTTACACGTTGGATGAAGCCGAGGCCAATACCCGTACCACAACCCGCGCGGCAGAAAGAGTCATGCTGATAGGAACCAATGTAGCTTGTAGCGATGCGAATGCCACGCTTTCAAGTCCCATTGAATTGGCCTACGACGTGGATGCGGAAGTGGCACAATCCGTCACGGCACAGAAATACGTGAACGGACAATGGGTGGATGCCGAGTACACGGTGGAAGGCGGACAGGTGACCGTATTTGCCGACCAGTTCACTTCCTATACATTGCTCTTCGGTGCTGATGTGACCTCCTCTTCCACGACCACGCCGCTTGCCTTTGAACAGGACTTGTGGGATAACCTGTACGGTTCGGGTGATATAACAGTAGGTTCGGCTTCGTTTACCTACCACATCGGAACGGAAATCACTTCGTCAGGTACCAGCAGGATAACCGCTTACCTGATTGAGATTTTGGCCCGCATCGCTGGGGCGAACGTCACTACGGCCACGGGCAGTTATCCCCTCAATGTTACCTTGCCCATTGGTACAGCCTTGCACGTGACAGGGACCCAGCAGGTGACTACCCTGACTGTTTCCGCGTTGAACCGTTCAGTCAGCGGACGGCAATACGGAGATATGGCAGTGACAGCAACCTCTTACAACAGAAACCACGACGGAGGTACAAGCAATAATTGA